The window GCTTCCCCTTATTTTTATGCCTTCCTTATATTCCATCATCATAGGTGAAATGACCATGTTTTTTTCAGTATAAAAACTGGGATATATGGTGTGAAGAAAGCACTGAAGAGTTGGGTCTCCCCAAAAGGAAATGCTTCCATGGACTTGACTGTAGAGACTACACTTAATTCGGCCATGCCCTCCTACTGCCTAAGTAGAGATTTTCAGTAAGGGAGAGTCTGTAAGGGATCATCTTACTTCTACCTGCCAGGTCATCTCTTGTGGTTCTCTACCTCTTGTCAAATTTGTTGAGTAGATTACTTTGGTAACTCTGCTAACATAATGGGACCCCCAGGACATTCCCATGGTTTGGAGAAATTATCATGAAACAAGACCTTCCTACCCGTACAGGTTTGGCAGACCCAGAAGAGCATGAACTCAGATCAGTTACCCTCTTCTTGGGGCTTTTTCTCAACTATCAGGTCTTTTTATTGAGGGGCACAGGACTCTTATAAAAATTTCCTAGAGCCCAAGGACAACCCAAATCCACAGATAGTTATCTAATGAAGGAGCATTATTTACTTTGTAGATCAAGTACATGGATGTCTGTCCCATTTTCCAAGATGTCGTCTTCAGACCTCAAATTTTCTAGCTTGCCATTCTGTCTTTCTTCCAGCTGCCCTTTTagttttttaatctgaaaaaccCAAATCCATCCATTACTTTCTTCATATCAGGACTGAATCAATACACttgaatcaataaaaaaagataagtaaaTTTAATATATCTAATTGGCCAATCTTGTTATGATATGACTTAATATTTCTGCTGCCtgaactcatttcatttttagtatTATACAAGCTCAGAAAATCTATAAATAGATGTAGCCTCACAGTTTCTCTTTTATAAACAAATATCAACTAATACTCTTCTCAAGATGCAGTACCATATTTGCTCTCTATCTCATCTCCAGGCACAGACTATGACTCGCTCTTGGGGAAAGTCTATTAGCAAAGCTGGTTTAACTAAATGCTTATGAATTGAAGAGTGAGTAAAATAGTCTTGAGTGGCCTCTGATACTGAGGGGTTATCTATTGACCCAGCACTTATTAAGCAGAGAACCATGAAATGGTTCACTTTAAGCCCCCATCCCTCCACTCATGAACATGTGggtatagacacacacacatttatattgaCCCATATGTACCTTTCATTAGGATTTCTATAGAAATTAAGATTAAGTACCTATAGAAATTAAGTACCTATAGAAATAAGTACACCCTCAATGAAATCTGTTGATCAGATTGTAGATATAGATGTCACTTAGAGACACCTTGGCTAATATTTAGGAAAGAGGGGTTATACCCTTTTGTATCTAGAGCCTTAATTTGACCATCATAGAAAAGGGCCATGGTTTCCATGTCTCAATTCCAGTCAATATTAATGACTTGGCTTGTATACATTAATTACTCAGACAATGCTGGATGCTTGAATGGACAAAAATGTTGGCTCTAGAGGGTCACGGGATCATAGATCTAGTGTTGGATGGGAACCTCAGAGGCTTTCTCATTTGTAGAGGAGGATGCTGAGACCCAAGGTGGTTAAGTGACCTCTCCAAAGTCAGGAAGGTAATCAGAATgaagagggaggatttgaaccaagatcctCTGACCTTACTGAATTCTTAGGGACTGCATCTTTCCTTAATGCTGTGGGAACTCTCCCACCAAGAACAATCTAAATGAATCAAGGGATTCTTCCCTGTTACCCATTCTGGTCTCTGAATCTACATTCTCAGAAACTTCTTTCATGTATAAAAGTCTTCAAAGATACTTCATTTCCAAGtgttttacccccccccccccccacgtgGAATTTCTGAGTGAATTAACATTTTTGTAATCACTGGAGTGAATCCTTTGAGGGAGATTATAAAAATTCCTTCTGTCATTATTAAGAAGAAAACCATCTGAATGGGGCAGGTTCAGAATAATGCTGTTTGATACCATTGAGCCTATGGGGGCCTACGGTTGGCCAAAAATTGTCAGCCTCTGGGGTAGTCATCCAAAGATAGTGGCCAGATTCGTTACCTATTGGGTGAATGAATGTGACATCACCTTTGCTTTCAGACAATAATCTGTTTTGAGGTGACTAGGAACACCTACTTATCGGGTACAGCAATTGGTCAATTTTTTCCGTCTGATGTGGGTTGCTGTTCTTTGAGTTGAGGATGGAAATCATGCAGAAGAGAGAGGAGGGGCTAGAAACACATCAAGTAATAGAAAATGTGTTACCTGTTCTAATAAGCATTCTCGTTCATCAACAAGGTTTTTCAGCCTAAtgtctaaaaaggaaaaagagaaaaaccatagGTTTCAGTGCTGGGTCAGTTCAGCTTCGCTTAGCACAGAGaatgtaaaaatggaaaagaatgatcATGCGGGTTAGCCACATTGGTGATAAAGGGAGTTATGGTGCACGTACCACAATGAATGAAGTCACAGACAGGATGGGGGGAGACGTACGGCTATGGGAAGTTTGGGCCAGCATCCCGAACATGCCGGACACAGCAGGGGTAGCGTATCCGGCTGCATGGCACAGGCTAGTCTTCTACGTTAGGGTTAGCATGCAAGGACTCTAGGGCCAAACACAACTGCAACACAAAATCTCACAAGCTTCATGGTTTAACATCATTAAGAAAGGAGCATTTGCACCATTTAGAATCCCAGCTGAGTATCATCACAGGACCTTGGAGAGTTCCTCTCCCCCATCATCCCTCTCTCACATATTAATTATCTATAATAACTCATAATAACTAGTGCTTTTATGCTGTGTTTGCTCTTTGGGCTGGTGAGTTGTGATTTCATAGGCACTGGAAATGCCTTCTACCACTGAGTGCCAGTCCCTCCTCTTCAACACCTCATCAGCCTGGAGCTCTGGGGGAAAGGACTTGTCTGGGTCTTCCAGGGTGCAAGGTTGAATTTGTACCATCTATCCTTTCAGATAACCCAAATAACATGAATTTGAACAGGAGAATGTTAATGTTCTGACTTTCTAAAAGAAGAATAGTCCAGGCATGTTCAAAGTTTATACAAAAcattcctcctcctcatcattcCCATGTTACAGGTGAGCTTGCCCAACACAATTTCCCCAGTTCCCACCCCCACACCCCAAGCTGCATTGGCAGTGTATTCAGGCAAACTTGGTAAATTCTCCATCCCATGGACATGGCCTCTTGGATTTTGTCAACCCAAAGAATAAGGAAACCAGGTGGAATTCCTCCTTACCAGGGAGTCTATTTCTTATGGACAGATCACCTTTAGCCTCCAAATCTCTgtccaacatttattaaaccagGTGACAGGAAAACCAAGAGAGTCTCTATGTGAAAATCTCTAGTGTGATGTGCCTAAGAAGAACTGTCATCAGCAGTAAATGACTTCTGGCTAATCTATCATCTGGATTCTTCAGACTCTCCTCCATTTTGTGAAAAGAAACAAGTATTAATGGCATTTAACTTGAATCAACAATTAGTTTTTCCATTCTTCCCCATTTTAAATCTCAGATGAACACATTCACTGACTGCCTCAGAGAGCATCATTACCCAGCACCCTTTGTCTCTGGAGAAAGAGTTAAACTTGGATCTGCCTCAACCCGCAGGTCTATTTAAATTCACAAGAATTACAGTATGCAAGATGGTGAGAGGCCAGTTGGATTTTGGACAATAGTGGAAGGTTCTTTTCAGGGTACCCAAGACTGTTAACCTTATTTTCCTGCCTGTgatattgtgtgatcttggacaaggaATAGAATCATAAGTCAAAGACTTAATgctaggagggaccttagaagctAGGAAAATCCAATTTGCTTGTTTTATAGCCAAGGAAATGAAGATTCAGGAGAAGTTATCACACCACTAGTAAGTATCCTGGttttaggatttgaactcggttctTCCTGATAGTTTTTACCATGTTGCCTAAGATTTATTTCTTCCTAGTCTCAACTGAGATCTCATTGTAAAAAGGATATaatgagaatctacctcccaaggttgtgagtttcaaatgagatcatttttaaaatagtaaatctttagatgagaaaattgcCAGGGACCCAAGGAAGAATCACTATTTGTAAACAAAGATAAAATCTGGCCAAATCCTTTTGGGTATTAAAATAGTAGGATGGGGGTGGATAATGGGACTTGGGGGTTCTTTGTATTCATTTAATGGGTACCAGTGATATTAAAAAACTCAGAAATTCAAACCTAGGACATGCTTCCACTTTTCTGTATGACTCAATAAAAGCAGAAAATCCAACCTGGAACATGCTTTCACTTTTTTGTATGATTCAGAGCTGGAGAGAAGCCTGACCCTCTCATCTGGGCCACGTGGAACTAGAACTTCAAGGGCATAATGACTCCAGGTCACATGGGCTCCCCCCTTTGGAGGCTGGGACTCTGGCACCTAAAAAATGTGCCAGCCTCCTCAGGCTGGGAGAGCTGGTGACAACAGATGCCCTTGGTTCAGCTGAGGTATTCAGACTGTCCTCCTAGGCTTCCTTCCTTTGCAGCTTTGGGATGGCCCTGTACCTACTGTCAGTCATAGGACTACTACCTCTAAAGTCACATTTTTCAGAAATATATGTATGGCATCAACACCCTCAAAGGAATTGCCTTTCAATCAAGTGGTCAATCAATCAAACATTAAGCACTTGCTGAATCCTGGACTAGACTCCggggagaaaaagacaaaagtgaaacagttccAGCCTTCCAGAAGCTTACAGTGAAGCTGAGACTTTGCATGCAATGCCcagaatttttttgcaaggcagtggagttaagtgacttgcctaaggccacacagctagctaattattaagtatctgaggtctgatttgaactcaggtcttcctgactccctaaTGCCTAGATATCAATCAAATTTATGACATCTCTTTAGAAGGCTTGTCTCATCTGTGACCTTGGTCCCAAGCTGAAATGCAGTTTTCCAAATAGAAATATATTCCATATCCACAGACCCCACAAACTCTTGCTTGGGGCCTATCACATATCCTGAATCTCTCTATTGGAGGCTGTTTCTGAGCTTTGTGCTCACAAAGTTATCTGCCATCACTACCCTCTCAAAACTGACCTCATCCTCTTTTCCTTAGGGGAGTTCTTCTTCCTAATTCCCCTATGTCTGTTCACAACAACATCATTCAGTCAATTTTCTGGGCTGGAATTTATCTGCTTGTTGAGGGACATGTGATAAAGGGGATTTTTAGTAAGGTTGAGTTGGAATAgatgggaggagagggaggaaaataaaCATCAAGCACCTGCTGTATGCTCACTTGACTGAGTTTATTGTTTTACTGATGGTGTCTAAGGGCCCTTCCATCACGGAGATGCTATGGTTCCTTGCTGTCATCTTTCACTCCTTTTCCCTCATCTTTGCTTTTGGGGTCACATAAATGTACCCCATCCTTTGATTTTTCCCATTGTCTCTTTTAACTTCTGGccattcctttccatttccactTCCACAGATCGTCCAGGTTTATAGCTTCTATGGTAATCTCCCCTTTCTAGTCTTCATCAACTGCTCTGGCTGGATCACTCTTGCTAACCTACAACTCTGTTCATGCATCATCAGGATTTCTCCAAATGTCCAGACTAGTCCTTGAGGTCCTCAAAATTGGccttcttcctatctttccagactcATCTCATGCCATAATTTCCTTCCCACATGGCCAAATGGACTACCAACGTGTCCCCAATGCTGTCCAGGGTCTTCTTGAGTCtctctctgcttccattttttcccatgaTTGTACTGCTCTTCTTCCCCACACTCCACTGAAATTTGACTCATCTTTCAAGATTCATTTCATATGACCTCCTTATCAAACTGTCCCTTGTCTCTTGCCTTACTACCCCTCCCCTATCTACAGGAGGTTTCTGCAGATTATATAGTAAAAGGCCTTGCATATGGTATGCATTTGATATCTATGCATTAGATGAAGGAGTGAATGGTGTTCTTGGAAATCTAAAATCTGTTACTTCTCTATCAGGAAGTGGATAGAATGATTCATCATCTATCCGCCTGATTTCAAAATGGTTTGCCTTTTGGGGTTGTTATtcatgtataaattattctcccaTTTCTGCCCAATTCATTCTCTGTCAGttaataaaactcttccaaattgttaatattgatattatagtaaccattgttttgctgattctgctcccttcattctgcatcaattcatttaagtctttccatgtctCTTTGCAATCATCTACTTCCTCATTTCTTGGAGCCCAGTagagttccatcacattcacatactcCGGTTTGTAAAGTCATTCCCCATCTCAGAAGCTtgttttagtttccaattgggTTTTTTgggtcaccacaaaaagagcagtTACGAATAATTTTGTCTGTATAAAACCTTATACTACTCATTTAACTCTTTTAAATACAGGTCTAGCAGCTGGGTCAGGTCTAgcagctgggtcaaagggcatgtaccatttaagtaattttttgtgAATAACTCCAAACTGCCATCTAGAATGGCCATACCATTGATAGGGCAATGATTCCAGGATGAAAATGATGAAACATATTATCCCTCTTCTAATAAAGAGGTGCAGAATGAGGCATGTATGTCTTATTTGATACATacaatgagtcattttttttctttcattggggagggggaagagaatcagttggaagaagagaaaacaatttttgtaaaTTAATGAAACCACTAAAAAATAGAGAGATGGGAAGGAGCTACAGATGTGGAATATTGCCTacattttcagatgaggtcatTGTAGTCTTAGTTTTGTCTCGTCATCCGTGAATGTTTGTAACATGAAAATAAagagggaaggaagtgagattgcATCTAGAAATGACCCAAGGCAGTGACCTCTCCAAAAGTCATGCAGAACCATGTCATGGCCTTTCAAGATACTGTCATGTTCCTTAAGTCTGATTAAGTCAATCCAATGTTTCTTCCATTTTGACATTCCAGATgcatcctcctcctctcttctattTCCTCAATATCCTCCCCCAGAAGCTATGAGGACAGTAACACTCAAATTTGTATAATACTTACAGTTTGCCAAATACTTTCATGTTCATTAGACCATTTGAAACAGAAACTAAAACCCAAAATGTTTAATAGTCACAAACACCTTCTTTGTGAAGGTACATACGCCAAGGGCCAGTAGGAATCAACTTATAAATATGTCTATTTTTAATGAAGACAAGGTGAATGTGGGAGGAGACAGTGGAAGCACGGAAGCAAATATTAGTCCTAGAAAGATTATTCATGTTACAAAGATTGTGCATCagtctttgaaaatgataaaatgcctttatttcaattatatacatTTATCTCATATACCTCACATGTTGATAAACTTTGATCTAGTAAGTATTCAATGATTTTGTAACAGCTATAAAAACAACAGAAACATATCCATGATAAATGGCAATACATTCATGTATGAATACACTTTGATTTTAATattcaaaaacatttcaaaaggACATTTCATTATGCAGTAAACACACGGTTAAGAACGTACCAGCAAAACAGAGTTGATAGTGCAAGTGGCAGTCAAAAACAATTCAACTGTTTATAACCTCTCTTGCTCATTAGGAGTTAGAACACAGTGAGGATTACAACTTTTGGTATAACATTTGTTAATGAGGGTTAGACACTCAAGGAGGATTAGCCAAAAGATAAAGGGTATTTTCCAAGAGAAGCTATCATTTCAAAAGTATGCTCCTGCTAGAAATTAAAAGTTCTAGGAAACGAATTTAAACAAATTACTTTTTTGGGGAGAAAAACCCATCTCAGTAGcattgtaaataaaatatatattagataGGCAATGtacacataaaatgaaataattttccctcaaacaaatttatatatatatatatgtatatatatatatgtgtatatatatatatacatatatatatacatacatatatacatatatatatatatatatgtatatatatatatatatatatatatatatatatatatatatgattggtAATAAGGCCTCCAAGGCTTGATCTAGACTGGGTAAAGGTGCCCAGAGCAGCAGGTACAGGTGTGTAATCTGACCTTGTCTCCAGGTCTTGAAGACATCAGAGGCTTCATTGCCTAATGAAATTCCATTTCCGTAAAGCACAAACCTTATTACTCAGTGACCTAAATATTATTTGGCAGCTTATTGCCTTGAAATCATCTGTGGTATCTGTCTCAATGTGCCTATTGAAATAAATATACCAGGAATGATAAATAGAAGGCACTGGAATTGGAGACAAACCCAAGTGAGAATCATCACAGATAGAGGGCTATTTGGTCTTTACACTAAGATGGCCATATGTATCTataggcgggggggggggggggggacagaaatGAAGGATATTGAGGCTGCCTTGACTTTGATTAGAAAACTAAAGGAATGAACATGAATGCTAATTATTTGGTTCTTTGGTCATCCTTTCAACCTGAGCTCATGGTAATACAGTCATGCCCCCCCACTCCTCTTTAAAAATCTATACATAGATTGACTAAACCGGACAGAGATGAAATAGGCATCTACAGAAATCTTTGTGATGGAGAGTAGTGAATGGCTTGGTCACACAGCGTGTACAGTCCAACCTAGGTTCTAGAGCTGTCACCAGGAGAGAAGACCCCTAAGTTTTTCTATAATGTGACTTAATCTGCAAAGTGTGACTCTCCCCTTCTAGCTGTCTTCCTACAATAACAGCTGCTGTGAGCCTCCTGCCTTGACTCATGACAAGGagcattcttctttatttttatctttcccctTAGTGGTCTTACCCTGGGCATCCTCATTGCTTTTTGCCTTGAAGCTGCCCACTGGGTCTTTGGATTCATCGCTGTCTAGACTATTGCTTTCTAATGCTTCCTCAGCCTTCTCTGGCTGTTCATCTGACTGCTCACAGTCATCCTCAATCTTCTCAGGGGGTGAACTATCATTAGGGGATGATGGCACATCTTCATTTTCAGACCCACTGACCGATGTTCCTTTGTTCTCCAGTCTGGATATCTGGCTTTGCTCTGTTGTTTTCTTGGCAGGATTATCACTTGGGACAGACTCTTCTCCTACTCCTCCAGCCTTGGCAACTTCCGAGGAACTGACTTCTCCCTTTCCACCAGCTTCTGATGGATGGGCTGCATCATTACCAAGCTCAGATGCTTTGCCATCACCAATtaggtttccttcaagattctttGCTTTATCAGCTTCCTGATTTGGTTCATCCTCTACATTGGTTTTGACTTCTTCTGGACAATCCATATATTCATCAAGATCGGTCCTTGTTTCCAACTTCTCCTCTTGGACTATCCCATCAAGGACATCTTGGGTTTGACTCTTGGCCTCCACcttcacttcctcctcctcctcttcctcctctgtgTTTTGGAAGACTAACTCTTTCTTAACCTTTTCGGGAGAGTCTACagggggtgatttttttttcttgtttttcttcctcttgtttttgGACTTTTTGGATGAGGAGTCACCCATCTCCCCTTTCTGGCCATCTCTTTCTGCTGTGGGGACATTCTGGTGTGAGCATTCATTTTTGCCAGTTGTGACCTTCCTGTCCATTTTTTCTGACTGTCCGTTCTTGATTTTTGGAGAAGGTGGAATTGTCTGGGTGAGCTCATCCTCtatgaactcattttctttctctttattttcttcacctTTTGTGAGATTGGTACATTTTTCATCCCCACTAGCTGCTCCATCTTTAACCCCTTTGCTGTCTGCTTTTGTGTCTACCTTGGCCATCTCTTCAGGCAAGTTTTCTGAATGATTCTCACTTAGTTCCTCTATCACTGTGTCTTTTCTTTTGGTATCTGGTGTCCCCAAAAGATCAGTTTCCTGAGCTAATTTCCTACTACTCTCTTTGTCCTCTTCTACTaatactttcttttcattttgagcATCTAAAGAACTGCATATGTCTTGACTAATCAGATCACCTGGAAAATGAGGGCTCCCTGCAGTTTCCTGATTCTGATCAATATTATTACTCTTTAAGCCATTGAGGTGATTGGATTCTACACTAGCCTCTACTCTGTCCCCACCCTCACTGGGTTCAACTTGCTCAATGGTGTTTTCCGGGATAGAATGAGTCTCTAGCATATGGGTTGGATCCTTGGCTAATGTTTCTGGCACCATGGCATGGTCTTGCGGGGGGCTTTCTGCCTCTGCATTCCCATGAGAAGATAAGGCCTTTGTGTCCACACCTGCCTCTGCAGAATCCGCCTGGGGCTGCTCACGCTCAGGATTCTGCAAGACCGCGCTTTCCCCCACTTTGTCCACATTCTCACTGGCCACCTCCACTTCACTGGCTCTTCCTAAAAGACCATTGGAAAAATTGAAGGGACCACAAGATGTGGCAACCACT is drawn from Macrotis lagotis isolate mMagLag1 chromosome 5, bilby.v1.9.chrom.fasta, whole genome shotgun sequence and contains these coding sequences:
- the LRRFIP1 gene encoding leucine-rich repeat flightless-interacting protein 1 isoform X16; amino-acid sequence: MEMGTQGSGRRRLPPRERLSAEDDALSQIAREAEARLAAKRAARAEAREIRMKELERQQKEASDEDERMSVGSRGSLRVEERPEKDFAEKGSRNMPSLSAATLASLGGTSSRRGSGDTSISVDTEASMREIKEINELKDQIQDVEGKYMQGLKEMKDSLAEVEEKYKKAMVSNAQLDNEKTNFMYQVDTLKDALLELEEQLAESRRQYEEKNKEFERQKHAHSVLQFQFAEAKEALKQREEMLVEIRQLQQKQESYSREVSDLQETIEWKDKKIGALERQKEYFDSIRSERDELRAEAILLKEELKKHGIILNSEITTNGEPLDNLSHMSHLGSSKMSQEETNALKSSSDGTLGRASEVEVASENVDKVGESAVLQNPEREQPQADSAEAGVDTKALSSHGNAEAESPPQDHAMVPETLAKDPTHMLETHSIPENTIEQVEPSEGGDRVEASVESNHLNGLKSNNIDQNQETAGSPHFPGDLISQDICSSLDAQNEKKVLVEEDKESSRKLAQETDLLGTPDTKRKDTVIEELSENHSENLPEEMAKVDTKADSKGVKDGAASGDEKCTNLTKGEENKEKENEFIEDELTQTIPPSPKIKNGQSEKMDRKVTTGKNECSHQNVPTAERDGQKGEMGDSSSKKSKNKRKKNKKKKSPPVDSPEKVKKELVFQNTEEEEEEEEVKVEAKSQTQDVLDGIVQEEKLETRTDLDEYMDCPEEVKTNVEDEPNQEADKAKNLEGNLIGDGKASELGNDAAHPSEAGGKGEVSSSEVAKAGGVGEESVPSDNPAKKTTEQSQISRLENKGTSVSGSENEDVPSSPNDSSPPEKIEDDCEQSDEQPEKAEEALESNSLDSDESKDPVGSFKAKSNEDAQGKTTKGKDKNKEECSLS
- the LRRFIP1 gene encoding leucine-rich repeat flightless-interacting protein 1 isoform X7; this encodes MEMGTQGSGRRRLPPRERLSAEDDALSQIAREAEARLAAKRAARAEAREIRMKELERQQKEASDEDERMSVGSRGSLRSQADLDYAGAYPVQTNGYDGDLYGSSSLNRKSSRSSRSSMESKVPSRLSSREEKLGSYYSDLGFSCNSLTSRPQTASQNGARSSFLYRDVKAAQCYRASLYEDSIYSGSRRYSASNSHPPSEYSGYLGSGSRASSRASSARASPVVEERPEKDFAEKGSRNMPSLSAATLASLGGTSSRRGSGDTSISVDTEASMREIKEINELKDQIQDVEGKYMQGLKEMKDSLAEVEEKYKKAMVSNAQLDNEKTNFMYQVDTLKDALLELEEQLAESRRQYEEKNKEFERQKHAHSVLQFQFAEAKEALKQREEMLVEIRQLQQKQESYSREVSDLQETIEWKDKKIGALERQKEYFDSIRSERDELRAEAILLKEELKKHGIILNSEITTNGEPLDNLSHMSHLGSSKMSQEETNALKSSSDGTLGRASEVEVASENVDKVGESAVLQNPEREQPQADSAEAGVDTKALSSHGNAEAESPPQDHAMVPETLAKDPTHMLETHSIPENTIEQVEPSEGGDRVEASVESNHLNGLKSNNIDQNQETAGSPHFPGDLISQDICSSLDAQNEKKVLVEEDKESSRKLAQETDLLGTPDTKRKDTVIEELSENHSENLPEEMAKVDTKADSKGVKDGAASGDEKCTNLTKGEENKEKENEFIEDELTQTIPPSPKIKNGQSEKMDRKVTTGKNECSHQNVPTAERDGQKGEMGDSSSKKSKNKRKKNKKKKSPPVDSPEKVKKELVFQNTEEEEEEEEVKVEAKSQTQDVLDGIVQEEKLETRTDLDEYMDCPEEVKTNVEDEPNQEADKAKNLEGNLIGDGKASELGNDAAHPSEAGGKGEVSSSEVAKAGGVGEESVPSDNPAKKTTEQSQISRLENKGTSVSGSENEDVPSSPNDSSPPEKIEDDCEQSDEQPEKAEEALESNSLDSDESKDPVGSFKAKSNEDAQGKTTKGKDKNKEECSLS
- the LRRFIP1 gene encoding leucine-rich repeat flightless-interacting protein 1 isoform X20, which encodes MEMGTQGSGRRRLPPRERLSAEDDALSQIAREAEARLAAKRAARAEAREIRMKELERQQKEVEERPEKDFAEKGSRNMPSLSAATLASLGGTSSRRGSGDTSISVDTEASMREIKDSLAEVEEKYKKAMVSNAQLDNEKTNFMYQVDTLKDALLELEEQLAESRRQYEEKNKEFERQKHAHSVLQFQFAEAKEALKQREEMLVKHGIILNSEITTNGEPLDNLSHMSHLGSSKMSQEETNALKSSSDGTLGRASEVEVASENVDKVGESAVLQNPEREQPQADSAEAGVDTKALSSHGNAEAESPPQDHAMVPETLAKDPTHMLETHSIPENTIEQVEPSEGGDRVEASVESNHLNGLKSNNIDQNQETAGSPHFPGDLISQDICSSLDAQNEKKVLVEEDKESSRKLAQETDLLGTPDTKRKDTVIEELSENHSENLPEEMAKVDTKADSKGVKDGAASGDEKCTNLTKGEENKEKENEFIEDELTQTIPPSPKIKNGQSEKMDRKVTTGKNECSHQNVPTAERDGQKGEMGDSSSKKSKNKRKKNKKKKSPPVDSPEKVKKELVFQNTEEEEEEEEVKVEAKSQTQDVLDGIVQEEKLETRTDLDEYMDCPEEVKTNVEDEPNQEADKAKNLEGNLIGDGKASELGNDAAHPSEAGGKGEVSSSEVAKAGGVGEESVPSDNPAKKTTEQSQISRLENKGTSVSGSENEDVPSSPNDSSPPEKIEDDCEQSDEQPEKAEEALESNSLDSDESKDPVGSFKAKSNEDAQGKTTKGKDKNKEECSLS
- the LRRFIP1 gene encoding leucine-rich repeat flightless-interacting protein 1 isoform X1 is translated as MEMGTQGSGRRRLPPRERLSAEDDALSQIAREAEARLAAKRAARAEAREIRMKELERQQKEIYQVQKKYYGLDTKWGDIEQWMEESERYSHRFRRNPSASDEDERMSVGSRGSLRSQADLDYAGAYPVQTNGYDGDLYGSSSLNRKSSRSSRSSMESKVPSRLSSREEKLGSYYSDLGFSCNSLTSRPQTASQNGARSSFLYRDVKAAQCYRASLYEDSIYSGSRRYSASNSHPPSEYSGYLGSGSRASSRASSARASPVVEERPEKDFAEKGSRNMPSLSAATLASLGGTSSRRGSGDTSISVDTEASMREIKEINELKDQIQDVEGKYMQGLKEMKDSLAEVEEKYKKAMVSNAQLDNEKTNFMYQVDTLKDALLELEEQLAESRRQYEEKNKEFERQKHAHSVLQFQFAEAKEALKQREEMLVEIRQLQQKQESYSREVSDLQETIEWKDKKIGALERQKEYFDSIRSERDELRAEAILLKEELKKHGIILNSEITTNGEPLDNLSHMSHLGSSKMSQEETNALKSSSDGTLGRASEVEVASENVDKVGESAVLQNPEREQPQADSAEAGVDTKALSSHGNAEAESPPQDHAMVPETLAKDPTHMLETHSIPENTIEQVEPSEGGDRVEASVESNHLNGLKSNNIDQNQETAGSPHFPGDLISQDICSSLDAQNEKKVLVEEDKESSRKLAQETDLLGTPDTKRKDTVIEELSENHSENLPEEMAKVDTKADSKGVKDGAASGDEKCTNLTKGEENKEKENEFIEDELTQTIPPSPKIKNGQSEKMDRKVTTGKNECSHQNVPTAERDGQKGEMGDSSSKKSKNKRKKNKKKKSPPVDSPEKVKKELVFQNTEEEEEEEEVKVEAKSQTQDVLDGIVQEEKLETRTDLDEYMDCPEEVKTNVEDEPNQEADKAKNLEGNLIGDGKASELGNDAAHPSEAGGKGEVSSSEVAKAGGVGEESVPSDNPAKKTTEQSQISRLENKGTSVSGSENEDVPSSPNDSSPPEKIEDDCEQSDEQPEKAEEALESNSLDSDESKDPVGSFKAKSNEDAQGKTTKGKDKNKEECSLS
- the LRRFIP1 gene encoding leucine-rich repeat flightless-interacting protein 1 isoform X15, with amino-acid sequence MEMGTQGSGRRRLPPRERLSAEDDALSQIAREAEARLAAKRAARAEAREIRMKELERQQKEIYQVQKKYYGLDTKWGDIEQWMASDEDERMSVGSRGSLRVEERPEKDFAEKGSRNMPSLSAATLASLGGTSSRRGSGDTSISVDTEASMREIKEINELKDQIQDVEGKYMQGLKEMKDSLAEVEEKYKKAMVSNAQLDNEKTNFMYQVDTLKDALLELEEQLAESRRQYEEKNKEFERQKHAHSVLQFQFAEAKEALKQREEMLVEIRQLQQKQESYSREVSDLQETIEWKDKKIGALERQKEYFDSIRSERDELRAEAILLKEELKKHGIILNSEITTNGEPLDNLSHMSHLGSSKMSQEETNALKSSSDGTLGRASEVEVASENVDKVGESAVLQNPEREQPQADSAEAGVDTKALSSHGNAEAESPPQDHAMVPETLAKDPTHMLETHSIPENTIEQVEPSEGGDRVEASVESNHLNGLKSNNIDQNQETAGSPHFPGDLISQDICSSLDAQNEKKVLVEEDKESSRKLAQETDLLGTPDTKRKDTVIEELSENHSENLPEEMAKVDTKADSKGVKDGAASGDEKCTNLTKGEENKEKENEFIEDELTQTIPPSPKIKNGQSEKMDRKVTTGKNECSHQNVPTAERDGQKGEMGDSSSKKSKNKRKKNKKKKSPPVDSPEKVKKELVFQNTEEEEEEEEVKVEAKSQTQDVLDGIVQEEKLETRTDLDEYMDCPEEVKTNVEDEPNQEADKAKNLEGNLIGDGKASELGNDAAHPSEAGGKGEVSSSEVAKAGGVGEESVPSDNPAKKTTEQSQISRLENKGTSVSGSENEDVPSSPNDSSPPEKIEDDCEQSDEQPEKAEEALESNSLDSDESKDPVGSFKAKSNEDAQGKTTKGKDKNKEECSLS